In Janthinobacterium sp. B9-8, the genomic stretch TCCTTAATCATGCAATTTACAGTGAACTATTAAAAAAACAATATGGCCTGATACCTGAAGCCCCCAATGCTGTTAAACGCCCACAAGTAATATTGAGAAACTAATGACTCGAAAACGTGAGAAAAATAAGGGACTAACCAATAGCAGGATTTATATTAAAAATAATCGCTATTATTTTTTCTCTGCCAATTACACAATTAGCCCAATTGATGGGAAGGCAAGGCAGTGGCATAGCCTTTGCCTAGTTTCAGATGGTGAATTAAATGCAAGGCTTGCCGCGCAAAAAATAATTAGCCATAACACTCAAACAGATGAAGAAGGCAACTTTCCTACCCACTTTAAAAACTATGCATCTTATGTCTTTAAAAAGCGAGCGAAAGAAGCCCCAAAAGATCTACCACGCTTGCTGATGCACGAAACAGCCAATAAGAATTTAAATGGTATATTTGAAACGATTGAAACCGCATTTCGCCAATTTAATATTGTTGATGTACTTCCTGTTGATATCGCCTCTTTTGTTGACCAGTGGGAAGGTAAAAGAATGGCGCAGGTGTATCAATCGAGGTTATCTGATTTTTTTAAATGGGCGTGTCGGAGAGGATACAGAGCAGAAAACCCATGCAGAGAAATATCCGTCGCCAAGCCGAAGAAACGAAGCCGCTATATCACCGACGATGAATTTAACGAGGTAAAAGAAGCGCTATTGATGGGGCTAGATGGCCAGCCAACACGAAGTGGCAAAATGGTCAGTTGCTACGTGGATCTTTGTTTCTTGCTGTACCAGCGAACAACAGAAATAAGATTGCTGCGCTGGGATCAAATCACATCCGAAGGAATTTTATTTACGCCGACCAAAACAGAAAAAAGCAGCGGTGCAAAAGTACAAGTTCCAATGACCCAAGCAGTACAGGATGTTTTAAGTAGAGCAAGACAAGCGTATCCAGAGCGCGAGATCAAATCAGAGTATGTAATCCACACTCATGATTTAAAGCCTTACACGACTACAGGAATAGGCTCAGCGTGGAAACGTGCAGCGCAACGAGCAGGTGTTAGCAATGCAACGCTAAAAGACTTACGAGCAAAGGCAATGACCGATGCAAAGCGGGATGGCTATACAGTGAAGCAAATCAGTGTTGGCGGTGCGCATACTGATGAAGAAATGACCGAGAGCTACATCAAGCTCAGGGAAACACCAGTCAGCGAGGTAGTTCTCAAGCTACCAGTAAAAAAACAGCCCGAAAAATAGCCCGTAAGAATGCCGTTTTCTCTGCTTTTTTCCTCGCTTTGCGGGATTATATTAGAACATCTTCTAATATAACGGGCAAAACAAAAGGGCTAGCTTTCGCTAACCCTTTGTTTTTATTGGTCGGAATGAGAGGATTCGAACCTCCGACCCCTTGCACCCCATACTTACAGATCACCACACAACCGCTTTAAAAACAATAAGTTACATCTTTACACTGCACAGACAAACCACCTAAAAGCCCTTGCAGAACACGATAACAAGAAGGCTCCCGTACATTTTTCGTACATGAGAATATCCCAACAATCCCATCACGTTCAACTTTAAATATCAACTGATTAGCAAAAAAAAAACGGCTCTGCTGATTGAATAATGAGCAAAGCAAACAGTCTGAATTAACATCTGTAACAAGATCAATAAAAATTAAAGCAGTACCATAAAATAAGTAGAAAATGACCTGTGCTTGCTAACCGTTATATTTTTCAAACGAAACAATCAAATTAAGACAGCCACAGTATTGTGGTAAAAATATATAAAAAGCACGATCAGTAATACATTACTCTAAAATATTACCAAATATAATGCGAAGACTTTCATCTGATACGTCACGAGCATTTATTTTTTCTGCTGGTAACTCTAAAACATCTCTAATCTCTTGTAGTCTATTTTTCATTCGATCACCGACTGGAGAACGAATCAGCAATGGATCAACACATCCTAAGACTAACTCAAGAACTATATGCACAAGTACACTCTCAGATGCTAATTCATCCAATTCAATACGAACACCACTAGGCAAATTTTTACCTAAAATTTCCAACAAGTATGGGCGAACATTATTAGCAATTTTTTTCAATTGACCTAATAAATTTTCACCAATCACATCATCATCTAAAATCCAATTTTGAATGGCAATATGTGTTGGTAAATTGGAATTATTTCGTAATGTATTATTATTCACAACAGGTTCCTTAGGAGAATTACAACTCTCAATCCAATTATCAATAGTAAAATCTAAAAAATTATTATTTTCAACCTCTTCATGGGAATAATTAGTCCTACAAAGTGTTTCATTTTTATACATTGAATATTTCTTCAATGCACGTAGCAATATAGGTGATTGAACGGCATCAAAATCAACTTTTGACAACGCTAATGTATCTAAAAGCAATGAACTTGCCTCTAATGGTTTGATATTCTTTTCAATTAATTCAATTGATGCATATGAATTTTCACTAACAACTTTTGCAGCTTTTTCAAAATTTGTTTCATATAAATGCATGCATGTACTAATATGTCGTTGTATGCCTGGTTGTACCCCAAGCTCATTCGCGATGAATTGCTGTACCCCCCAGAAAGCAAACCAATTATATGGAACCCCAAGCCACAAATCATTTGAACGATTAATAACTGTCATCGACAATCGATTTTCATCCATACGAAGCATTACTTGTGTATTACAAGGAATATCTCGTGATGAACTACTAATATCTTTCGCCGAATACATAGAAAGAACTACACGCCGACTAAAAGGTAGTTTCCTCAAATGTTCGATTGCATCTTTAATTTGGTCAACGCCAAAATAACTCCTTAAACGAACCCCATAAGCACCATTCAGGGTTTCACCATCATCAGAGTATTGATCATAAGAAGGAAGAATTTCTTGCAATGGAGCAAGCTTATTACTTCCAGTAAGTAACCATGCAGTTTCGACAAGTGCAAAAACAGGATTAATTGTCCTCCCTTGAAGAAAACAAAGTCGCTCACCTTGGTCGAGCTCAACACAAACATGACCTAGTTCAATACATGGACCAACCCTAGATTCAACCTTTGGAAGGTTGTTTTGAGTCGCAATATTTAAAAGCTGTAAATATGCCGCATTAGGAGAGAGTCCTCTTACTAAGATCACGGTAGTCTCCACTTAGAAAACTTATCACTGTTTTTTTTCATCTTTTCAAGATAATTTGACTCAAGATCAATTCCTGTCTGGCCAGAAATTTTAACTAAATAAATAAATACATCAGTCAATTCTTCACTTAATAATGGCTTAGCAGTTTCGTAATCTAAATCACCACGTACTACTTTTTTTAAAATATTTGCATACTCTCCAATTTCACCGAGCATGCAAACAACTAAGTGCTCTAAATCCTGCACATTAGATGATGTAATAGGCACATAAAATGGAACATTGCCTTGATGCTGCTTATCAAACTCTTTTTGAAGCTCAATTATTTTCTCTAAATCCATGTCACACCTATGCATTTAAATTAGAGATTAAATTATCGATACTTTTTTGGTAAATTAATGTCGCATCAGCAATTGCCGTTCCATGAGATCTTTTTTTCCTTAATTGTTCTAAATCACGAGCAGCTTCAATTGCGCCCTCCAACCTTTCAAGAGTCAATTGAGAGGTCAATTTTGGATCTAGTTCAGTCCCTTTTAACCCTGCCTCTAAAGCTTCTTTCAAGCTAAGCAGTGGAGCGGCAGAAACAACCGTTACAGACTCTTTAAGTTCATTAAGCATCTTACTTAAAATACTTAATGGGTTAACCTCATTTGTAAAATATCGAAGTAAGCTTAGGCTGCTTAAAGTTTCTAGACGTGGACGCACCAGAGAAGAAGAACTACTGTTGTAATATGCACGGAAAGCAAAAATAGTTAACTTTACTATTTTTAGATGAGGAATCCCCGCATAAATGTCAGCTAATGTTTGACGAATTTCTTCTAAATTAACTTTCAAAAAATTACAAACTTCTAACGATCTAAAATAACAAGTACAATATAATACATCGTCTTCAATTTGACATTGTAAAATCATAAATGAAGGGATTGGTTTATCATCTTTACCAAGTTCAACAATCTGCTCTTGTGAAATCAAAGAATAAAGAGCTCGATTACTTGATGAGTTTCTTTTTAGATCCTCAATAATATATTCTACCCCATCACCATAATATTGAGCATGAGTGAAATACAAATCTGGAGGACACTTTTTAGAACGCCACTTTGCTGCAACGTTCTCAACATCTAGCATCACGAATCCAGCAAGAGCTGCTGTTTTACACTCAAAGTTCAAAATCCAATTAAATTTCGCCCCGTGTTCCAATTGAACTTTGGCTTGCGCATGTAAGTCATACAAGCTAATTTCACTCATACAATAGCTTTAATTGCTGCATTACTATTTTATGAATATAATTAGGGTCAAGAGTCGCATCCAAAATTAATTTCTTTCCTTTATATTCAGACATTACTCTCTCATAATTCTCAGAAACTATTTTTAATTTATCAGCTTTCTCATAGCTATCAAGAATTGGACGATTACCTAAACGTCGTACAGACTCGTCTACTGGATTACGCAAATACACAACCAGATCAGGATCTGGAAAGTCTTTATTCAGACGCTGTACAAGTTCCCAGTCAGAATCCTGAGTACAATGATATGCAAAAGATGAAAAATAATAGCGGGTACTAATCACTGAAAAGCCACGACTCATCATCTGAGTGACACCATCAGTGTCATTATATAAATGATCAAATCTGTCGGCAGAAAACAAATATGCCATTTGATGATCAAAATGTTGAGCATTTTCTTGGAACTTCACACGCCCTTTAAATGCTTGCCGAATCATATTCCCAACAGGACCAGATGATGGCTCACTCGTCAGCATCACCTTATACCCTGAGGTCAAATAGGCTTTTTCAAGCATTGACGCTTGTGTGGATGTACCAGAACCATCCAAACCTTCAAAAACAATAAATTGTGGCTTCAATCTAATTACACCTAAACGTTATTTAATATCAACCAGACCCGTACTAGAATCTAGCGTTAAACCATAATATTTAATTTCTTTAATTTCCTGATCATCGCAATTATAAATAGCCACGCTATTTATATACCCTGGTGTTAAATAACTCATGGATCCAACACCAGATATTTTCATCCCCCGAGCTCCGAGGCGACAACTTAATCGAGCATGCTGATGTCCATGCAACAGGGCAGAAAATCCATAGTCATCCAACAAAGAAAGCACACTGTAAGCATTTCTTGTTGTAGAACTATCCTCATCTTCAACCGGAATAAAATGATGGTGAGCAATGGCAATTCTAAACCGATGAGAAGTCTTTTCAGGGCAATGTTCTTCAAGCAACGCTTTCACTTTCACTAGATCAACTTTACCCATTTTGTGATCTAAATGATATGAAGTATTCATCAACAAAAAATCTACGTCATCACTCTTAATGAAGCATGCACCGCTATTATTAAACCGACACTGAGTATCATTTCGAATGCCAGCACTCCACGCATCAAAAAGCGAAAATCCAAGCCTCCCTCCACTTTTAATAAGATCATGATTTCCAGGACAAACAAGAACATTTCTGAGATTAAAACCATTTTTAATTATGGCAGACCTAATGATTTCTTGCGCCTCAGCATACCCATCAGGACTACCCTTGAAAGTTACATCACCTGAGATAACGAGAAACGACCCAATTTTGTTCTCAACAACGCCTAAAAGTGAATCTAAAGCAATCTTGATGTCACTACTTTTCTGATGAGCGAGAGGATTTCCAAAATGGAGATCGGAAATGTGTACAATATCAAACTTCATTATGCCAACATGAGTGTAATAGTAAGCAGCAGTATACCTAGCCTAGAATTATTAGGGAGGTGCAACAGACAAGAAGTAAGTACTAAATCAATTATTAACACCTCACAATGCAAACCATTACTTACTTTGCATACCTTGATTTTTATTACTTCACGTATCACCCACTATACTTCTCCCTAAAATAGCCAGCCCAGCGTCCCGCCTTCCCGTTGGTAATCACGAGTTTCTTGCAACTAACAATTGATGCTAACTCCCCCCGACCCAAGCAATTGTGGATAACGCCGGCCATGGCCAAGCCTTGATCAAACTCGAAAAGTACACCGTCCCCTTGTTTTTTTCACGCTCTACTGCCCACTCTCCGCCTCAACCCACAACCCCGGAAACAGGTACCTGAATAGCTTAATGGGAAATGCCAGCTTATAAGGGGCATGCAGTGATTCTGATTTCAGAATACCCAGGGTGGTCAGGTCTTTAATCACTCTGGATTGTGTGCGGTCAGAATCACCGCCCAGCATGGCTTTAAAATCTTGTTTAGGCATCTGGCCTGCATGCAGCAGATATTTTAATGGCAGCAGACTATTTAATTTGAGCAAATTGGGTGTTTCCGCTGAAACAGATTCTGCCATCAGCATTTTATGCAGCCGCTCTTCAAAGCCTGTCAATTCCAGCATTTGATTCATAAAGCTCACCTGATCAAGGCAGGTATCGAGCATAAAGTCGATAAATTGAATAAAGTGCTTTTCAGATAAATTACCGCGCCCGTCCTGATCCCCTTCCCGCGGTAAATCAGCCCGAGCCAGCACCTCGTTATAGCGGGCGTGATTTCGCGCCAACCCTCTCATCGGCGACCAGATCCCCTTGGTCAGCCCCAAGGCATGAAGGCCAGAATGGGTATGCAAACGGATAGTGCGCCCATTCCCATCGCCAAAGGGATGAATCCAGGCCAGCCTGTGATGCGCCGCCAAAATAGCAATCACGGCGCGCTCTCCCCTCAGCTCAAAGCGATAGCCATTATGGAACTCGTCCATAAACGCCGGCAGATAATCTTTGCTGGGCGGGATATGCAATCCCACCTGAACATCATGTTTACGCAATTGGCCTGGGGTCACCTCTTCATTCCAAGCAGAGCCATCCTGATGAACCCCACGCGCCATGCGATCCTCCAGACTCAGATGCTGATACATCGCGTGATGTAAAGAACGAATAAATTCAGAACCAAAAAAAAGCCCCCCGGCAGGCAGAACACCCGGTGAGCCAATAGTGCCCTCTGCCCACACTTCAGCCTGCATACAAGCTAAAGCCGCCCGCTGCTTCTGCGCCTCATCCGGCCGGGCAGAGAAATCCTTGCTCATGGCCTGCGCAATCAACAACGGGGTTGTATGCTGCCCCTCAATCTTATTGGTGTAATAAGAATTCATCGGCCGCAACGCCTCGCGCAGAATCTCTGCAATACCCTGCGGGCAATGCTGCTGATAGGATGAATAGATCAGCGCCGAAGCCTTCTCTGATAGCGCCTCCATCTGAGGCGTGCCTTGGCGTGGCAGCAAGGGAGACATTGAAAACGGGGAGGTGTACAAGCTCGGCATAGGGCAACAATCCTGCGATGATCTTTGGCGTAAACTTTGGCTATTTTTAAAAAACACCTAACTATAGGTTTTATAACATATAATGATGCTAAAAACATCACATAAAAGCTAAATATTGGCGAAAATTTTGGCAGAAATAGTTACCTTAGTGCTTTAAGCAAAATACTCTTTTAGCTATTCAAAATAGTCCCCCCAAGTCCCCCGCATCCCAATTGGTAATCACCAGCTCTTTGCTGCTGGCAATCTGGCCTTGCTTACCATTATTGCCGTTGCTGTACTTGATGCTCAGCCCCTGCATGGTGAGGCCTTCGAAGGCTTGCCGGATGTCAGCGTGGTCGTTGATGCTGACCATTACCCTGCCCTGGCAATTGCGCATAAAGTCGGCCATGGCCAAGTATTGATCAAACTCGAACGGCACACCGTAGCCTTCGGTTTGCCAGTACGGCGGATCGCAATAAAAGAAGGTATGGGCGCGATCGTAGCGGCGCATGCAATCCAGCCAGCTGAGGTTTTCTACCGCGGTACCAGCTAGGCGCAGGTGGGCAGAGGAGATATTTTCTTCGATGCGGCACAGATTAACGATCGGGGCCGTGGTGGCCGTGCCAAATGACTGGCCATTGACCTTGCCGCCAAAGGCATGCTGCTGCAGATAAAAGAACCGCGCTGCACGTTGAATATCGGTCAGCGTTTCTGAGCGCGTATCTTGCAGCCATTTAAAGACTTGGCGCGAGGACAGCGCCCACTTAAATTGCCGGACAAACTCTTCCATATGGTTTTGCACCACGCGGTAGAGATTGACCAAGTCGCCATTGATATCATTAATGATTTCAACCGGCGCAGGCACCGGTCTTAAGAAATACAGCGCCCCGCCGCCACAAAATACTTCTACATAGCACTCGTGAGGGGGAAACAACGCAAGCAGCTTATCCGCAAGGCGGCGTTTACCGCCCATCCAGGGAATGATTGGGGATGTTGACATAGAAAGCTCCGGCCAAAGACCCGCTGATAGGGTCTGATTGGAGGCTCGGGGCCTTCAGATAATTGAATGCACCGCAACGCGGACATTTGATGGATAGCTCTAAATACCGACCCTCTGCGAGCTTTTTATGGCATTGGGCACAACGAATATTTTGCATTACCCATTATAGAACGATCGTTCTGTTTGTTCCATGTTTTAAATACTTAATTTAGCCTCAAACAATAAACACTCAACTGGCCATTTTTTATCCCTAAAGGCTGCGAAAAGGGTTATCCACCATAACTAGGTTCATATTTAGCACGGCCCGTACTCCCTGGCTTAGTAATCCTGTTCAAGTGCGCACACTGAGGACACCAACTTCTATGCAACACCCGGCTTGGCGGAGCCTGCCAAATATGCCCGCGATGACACTGCCATGGCATTGGTCTGCCCTTTTCATGTCTGGTGGTCATTCGTCATATTTCTCTTTACCTCCCGCCTGACTGCACTCAAAATAGAACGATCGTTCTATTTTGGTGATACCCCCAATGGTTAATCTTCATACGGCTGATTGGCCTGTTTATCGCTGTGCTGGTTCGGCCCATCGTATTCCTCTGGCGTATTGCGATACACCGATTCATGCGGGATTCCCAAGCCCCGCCGAGGGCTATCTCGATGATTATCTAAGCCTTGATGAGCATCTAATTCACGATAAAGCCTCGACGGTCTTACTGCGTACTACAGGCGATTCGATGATAGACGCCCATATTTGTGATGGGGATATATTGATTGTGGATCGTGGCAGGCAGGCTGTTTCGGGCGATATTGTGGTAGCGTCTTTGGAGGGTGAATTCACCTTAAAGCGCTTGATTATCCGTGGCTCACAGTTGATTCTGCAGCCGGCAAATGCTTTGTTTTCGCCTATTGTGGTGAGCCCAGGGCAAGAGCTAGAGATCTTTGGGGTGGTATCGGGTATTGCGAGGCGGCTTTGATGTTGCGGCAGATGGCATTGGTGGATTGCAATAATTTCTACGCGTCCTGTGAGCGGGTATTTCAGCCCAAATTACGCACGCGCCCCATTGTGGTGTTGTCGAACAATGATGGCTGTGTGGTCGCACGTAGTGCGGAAAGTAAGGCCTTGGGTATTCCTATGGGCGTGCCGCTGTATCAGATCCGTGATTTGATTAAAGAGCATGGCGTGGTGGTTAGATCGAGTAATTACGCGCTGTATGGGGATTTAAGCCGTAGGGTGATGACAATTTTAGGCCGCTATTCTCCGCAGCAAGAAGTCTATTCAATCGATGAGAGTTTTTTAGATTTAAGCGGCTTTGCCAATGTCACGCAATACAGCCAGCAAATACGCCGTGATGTAAAGCAGCGTACGGGTATTCTGGTGAGTGTGGGGATTGCACCTAGTAAAACACTGGCTAAGCTTTGCAATCATGTGGCGAAGAAGATCCAGCCCTGGGCGGCAACAGGTGTTTGTAATCTGCATGAGATTGAGCCATCTGCGCTTAAAGACTTACTGCAAAGTCTGCCTGTAGGTGAAGTATGGGGGATTGGTCCACGCTTGGCCCGCAAGCTGGAGTTTGATGGCATTTGCACGGTGTATGACTTGAAGTGTGCACCGGCCAGCCAAATGCGCAGCCGTTACAGCGTATTGATGGAGCAGATCATTCGCGAGTTAAATGGTGAGGCCTGCTTGGAGCTGGATGAGGTGCCGGTAGCTAAACTGCAAATTATGTCTAGCCGCTCGTTTGGAAGTAAAACAGGGCTGCAGAGTGAGATTCAGGCCGCCGTTGCTTTGCATGTAAGCACGGCAGCAGAAAAGCTACGCCATCAGCAATCGCTGGCCAGCCAGTTGATGGTGTTTATTCGCACCAATCCATTTAGTGAGCGTGATTTACCGATGCGTCGCTCTATTGTGATGCAGCTGGCTAATCCAACAGATGACACTTTATTGCTACAAAGCGCTGCGATGGCAGGCTTGCAGCAAATCTTTGTGCCGGGCTACCCCTATCAAAAAGCGGGGGTGATGCTGGATGGTATACAAGCAAAAGCTGCGCAACAGATGGATCTATTTGCAGAAGCCGCCAGCCCGCAGCGGGAGAAATTAATGGCGGCAATGGATACGATCAATCAGCGCTTTGGTCGCCATACCCTGCGTAGCGCCGCAGAGTTGATGAGCCACGCCAGCCAGATGAATCAGCATCATCGATCACCACGCTATACAACTTGCTGGGAGGAGTTGTTGAGTATTTAATCAGGCATTCTTCTAAAAACAATGTTTTCATTGTGTCTAATGACAATTTGAACGTCTGTAGTGGCAAGCTCGAGTAGCATGCCACTTAGATTGTAAGAAAATTGCACCTCGCCTTTTCCCCTGAACTTTATGTAATGAGATACTGAGTCAAATAGCGGAGTGATCTCGTGCCTATCAATATCAACAATATTTTCAATGCCAACGGATTTGATACTCGTTAAATCCATGCTGATTGAATCTTTAGACGAAAAAACCAAAACTCCATCTGAGTTAGTAAAGACATCCATCGAGTCATCAGGGGTTATTTTGATAGGTTTTTCATTGTTTGCCATAAAAAATTCTTTTGTAGTTGATGCAGCTTTTTTTAAACTAGTTTGCTAATCATGGGCAACAGCAGCACTGCGGCTTATTTTTTTGGCAGTAATGGCTCCCCCCACTCTGCACGGATTTCTGGAGGGAATGGGGCTTCGAATGCGGTTTTATGCGAAAGCCAATTAAAGGTGCCCCAGAGTAAATACAAGGGTCCAAAGATAGGGAAAAACAAAAAGGAGATCACCACAAAAATAGGATGGTCCTGATTCCACTTTTTTATTTTTGGGCCATATGGGCCAATACACCCCATAGATTGCCACCAACTATTAGGGGCAGCTTCGGCTAAAGTTTCGCCAACAGGCAAGGCCGGACCGTTTTCTTCCATATAGGCATGCAGATACGCCCATGATGCCCGAACGGAATGTTCACTCATGACCAGTGGATTACCAATCGTAAAGAAATCAACAAAGTCTGGCATTGCCTCATGCTTTAGCATTTGATCCCATGCTTTATCATGGTCACTTTTGGCGACTTGTTTTTGTGCAAAATCAGGATCTTTAATTCCCACACCTAGGGAGTGAACCGTCGATGGTAATTGCCCCAACATAACAACTTTTGAAACATAAACAAATATTAATGAATTCCAATCGTATTCAATAATCACTGTTGGCCAAGCATACAATGGATTGCGTTTTTTAAAACTTTTTCTTATATAATCAATAAGCCCGGGTGTGTCACGAAAAACTCTATAAACTTTTTGCTTTTTCTTATCAAAAATTAAGCTATCGTTTTTAAGAGAAAACATATCAGCTCTAAGCTGATAAAGCCCAATATGAAGTGCATAAAACACACCCAAGCCACTAAGAGTCATAAAAACAAATTTAAATAAAAAAGTGAATAATCCTTCTATTTCTAATTCAAAAAAGCAGACATACAATGCGTATGACATTAGGGGTAAGCCCCCAAAAAAGACAAGTAGCGAAAATAAGGTGACCAAGCCTCTTTGATAATGAGTTGTACTCGCCAGCTCGATGGCCTCTGGGTAAATCGTTTTAACGCCGTTCAAGCTGCTACCTTTGCACCGCGCAGTCGTTTCTTTACTTAGGTATGCTGCAATATCAATGCTAGATACATCAATAATGGCGGAAGGGTATTCGCCCTTTAATAGGCGATAGGCTGTTGTTGAGGCAGTTGGAGTCATAAGCTTTTAATTTTTTAGATGGGATTGAATGATTAATCTATTTGCTATGATTCCCACTTCACCCGCGGCTATCGCACAAGGCAATAGCCGCGTTAAGGCTTATTTTTTGGGCAGTACTGGCTCTCCCCACTCTGCACGGATTTCTGGGGGGAATGGGGCTTCGAATGCGGTTTTATGCGAAAGCCAATTAAAGGTTCCCCAGAGTAAATACAATGGTCCAAAGATAGGGAAAAACAAAAAGGACATCACCACAAAAATAGGATGGTCTTGATTC encodes the following:
- a CDS encoding LexA family protein, which translates into the protein MVNLHTADWPVYRCAGSAHRIPLAYCDTPIHAGFPSPAEGYLDDYLSLDEHLIHDKASTVLLRTTGDSMIDAHICDGDILIVDRGRQAVSGDIVVASLEGEFTLKRLIIRGSQLILQPANALFSPIVVSPGQELEIFGVVSGIARRL
- a CDS encoding thymidylate synthase; translated protein: MILVRGLSPNAAYLQLLNIATQNNLPKVESRVGPCIELGHVCVELDQGERLCFLQGRTINPVFALVETAWLLTGSNKLAPLQEILPSYDQYSDDGETLNGAYGVRLRSYFGVDQIKDAIEHLRKLPFSRRVVLSMYSAKDISSSSRDIPCNTQVMLRMDENRLSMTVINRSNDLWLGVPYNWFAFWGVQQFIANELGVQPGIQRHISTCMHLYETNFEKAAKVVSENSYASIELIEKNIKPLEASSLLLDTLALSKVDFDAVQSPILLRALKKYSMYKNETLCRTNYSHEEVENNNFLDFTIDNWIESCNSPKEPVVNNNTLRNNSNLPTHIAIQNWILDDDVIGENLLGQLKKIANNVRPYLLEILGKNLPSGVRIELDELASESVLVHIVLELVLGCVDPLLIRSPVGDRMKNRLQEIRDVLELPAEKINARDVSDESLRIIFGNILE
- a CDS encoding MazG nucleotide pyrophosphohydrolase domain-containing protein encodes the protein MDLEKIIELQKEFDKQHQGNVPFYVPITSSNVQDLEHLVVCMLGEIGEYANILKKVVRGDLDYETAKPLLSEELTDVFIYLVKISGQTGIDLESNYLEKMKKNSDKFSKWRLP
- a CDS encoding tyrosine-type recombinase/integrase; the protein is MTRKREKNKGLTNSRIYIKNNRYYFFSANYTISPIDGKARQWHSLCLVSDGELNARLAAQKIISHNTQTDEEGNFPTHFKNYASYVFKKRAKEAPKDLPRLLMHETANKNLNGIFETIETAFRQFNIVDVLPVDIASFVDQWEGKRMAQVYQSRLSDFFKWACRRGYRAENPCREISVAKPKKRSRYITDDEFNEVKEALLMGLDGQPTRSGKMVSCYVDLCFLLYQRTTEIRLLRWDQITSEGILFTPTKTEKSSGAKVQVPMTQAVQDVLSRARQAYPEREIKSEYVIHTHDLKPYTTTGIGSAWKRAAQRAGVSNATLKDLRAKAMTDAKRDGYTVKQISVGGAHTDEEMTESYIKLRETPVSEVVLKLPVKKQPEK
- a CDS encoding metallophosphoesterase family protein; this encodes MKFDIVHISDLHFGNPLAHQKSSDIKIALDSLLGVVENKIGSFLVISGDVTFKGSPDGYAEAQEIIRSAIIKNGFNLRNVLVCPGNHDLIKSGGRLGFSLFDAWSAGIRNDTQCRFNNSGACFIKSDDVDFLLMNTSYHLDHKMGKVDLVKVKALLEEHCPEKTSHRFRIAIAHHHFIPVEDEDSSTTRNAYSVLSLLDDYGFSALLHGHQHARLSCRLGARGMKISGVGSMSYLTPGYINSVAIYNCDDQEIKEIKYYGLTLDSSTGLVDIK
- a CDS encoding Y-family DNA polymerase, encoding MLRQMALVDCNNFYASCERVFQPKLRTRPIVVLSNNDGCVVARSAESKALGIPMGVPLYQIRDLIKEHGVVVRSSNYALYGDLSRRVMTILGRYSPQQEVYSIDESFLDLSGFANVTQYSQQIRRDVKQRTGILVSVGIAPSKTLAKLCNHVAKKIQPWAATGVCNLHEIEPSALKDLLQSLPVGEVWGIGPRLARKLEFDGICTVYDLKCAPASQMRSRYSVLMEQIIRELNGEACLELDEVPVAKLQIMSSRSFGSKTGLQSEIQAAVALHVSTAAEKLRHQQSLASQLMVFIRTNPFSERDLPMRRSIVMQLANPTDDTLLLQSAAMAGLQQIFVPGYPYQKAGVMLDGIQAKAAQQMDLFAEAASPQREKLMAAMDTINQRFGRHTLRSAAELMSHASQMNQHHRSPRYTTCWEELLSI
- a CDS encoding Fic family protein; this encodes MPSLYTSPFSMSPLLPRQGTPQMEALSEKASALIYSSYQQHCPQGIAEILREALRPMNSYYTNKIEGQHTTPLLIAQAMSKDFSARPDEAQKQRAALACMQAEVWAEGTIGSPGVLPAGGLFFGSEFIRSLHHAMYQHLSLEDRMARGVHQDGSAWNEEVTPGQLRKHDVQVGLHIPPSKDYLPAFMDEFHNGYRFELRGERAVIAILAAHHRLAWIHPFGDGNGRTIRLHTHSGLHALGLTKGIWSPMRGLARNHARYNEVLARADLPREGDQDGRGNLSEKHFIQFIDFMLDTCLDQVSFMNQMLELTGFEERLHKMLMAESVSAETPNLLKLNSLLPLKYLLHAGQMPKQDFKAMLGGDSDRTQSRVIKDLTTLGILKSESLHAPYKLAFPIKLFRYLFPGLWVEAESGQ
- a CDS encoding DNA adenine methylase, coding for MSTSPIIPWMGGKRRLADKLLALFPPHECYVEVFCGGGALYFLRPVPAPVEIINDINGDLVNLYRVVQNHMEEFVRQFKWALSSRQVFKWLQDTRSETLTDIQRAARFFYLQQHAFGGKVNGQSFGTATTAPIVNLCRIEENISSAHLRLAGTAVENLSWLDCMRRYDRAHTFFYCDPPYWQTEGYGVPFEFDQYLAMADFMRNCQGRVMVSINDHADIRQAFEGLTMQGLSIKYSNGNNGKQGQIASSKELVITNWDAGDLGGLF
- a CDS encoding Com family DNA-binding transcriptional regulator, producing MQNIRCAQCHKKLAEGRYLELSIKCPRCGAFNYLKAPSLQSDPISGSLAGAFYVNIPNHSLDGR
- the tmk gene encoding dTMP kinase; the protein is MKPQFIVFEGLDGSGTSTQASMLEKAYLTSGYKVMLTSEPSSGPVGNMIRQAFKGRVKFQENAQHFDHQMAYLFSADRFDHLYNDTDGVTQMMSRGFSVISTRYYFSSFAYHCTQDSDWELVQRLNKDFPDPDLVVYLRNPVDESVRRLGNRPILDSYEKADKLKIVSENYERVMSEYKGKKLILDATLDPNYIHKIVMQQLKLLYE